Proteins encoded within one genomic window of Cyprinus carpio isolate SPL01 chromosome B22, ASM1834038v1, whole genome shotgun sequence:
- the LOC109047211 gene encoding renin receptor-like — MNRPIISTVFALLCLLSGVLGDSLTVLRSPPYVTFQDGQWPISGEKVPDLVALTMGFSIREDLDWPGLAAGSLFQRPRANALIVVRGLDTLDFPKNISSYPLENPVPFTLDSVANTVHTLFADSTPVVLQLAPSEERLYMMGMANTVFEDLPVTLQQIRGRLSQDGSVLTSLPLISLSRNNEADLLFLSEVQVLYDISALLQKHKHLAKDPAPDLYSLELAGLEEIVRRYGTDSPQFADATRILTSALQKFADDVANVYANNAVVEVVTVKTFEAPLTRKSRSILQTTNEGSLYNLAYKYDYDYAVVFNIVLWLMIVLALAVIVISYNLWNMDPGYDSIIYRMTNQKIRLD; from the exons ATGAATCGACCAATTATCAGCACGGTGTTTGCGCTTTTATGCCTTTTATCAG GTGTTTTGGGCGACAGCTTGACTGTTCTGCGCAGCCCGCCATATGTGACATTCCAGGATGGACAATGGCCTATATCAGGAGAAAAGGTCCCCGATTTAGTCGCCCTGACCATGGGCTTCTCCATCCGTGAG GATCTTGATTGGCCAGGTCTGGCTGCGGGCTCGCTCTTCCAACGCCCGCGTGCAAACGCTCTGATTGTCGTGCGCGGCTTGGACACCCTCGACTTTCCGAAAAACATTTCCTCCTACCCTCTCGAAAAT CCGGTTCCGTTCACTCTGGACAGTGTGGCAAACACGGTGCACACTCTGTTTGCCGACAGCACCCCTGTGGTCTTGCAGCTCGCCCCTAGTGAGGAG AGGCTGTATATGATGGGGATGGCCAACACGGTTTTTGAGGACCTGCCCGTGACCCTGCAGCAGATCCGTGGACGTCTGTCCCAGGATGGATCTGTCCTCACGTCCCTTCCTCTCATCTCTCTCAGCCGTAATAATGAG GCTGATCTTCTGTTCCTCTCTGAGGTTCAGGTGCTTTATGACATCTCAGCTCTG TTGCAGAAACACAAGCATCTGGCTAAAGACCCGGCTCCTGACCTGTACTCTCTAGAGCTTGCGGGGTTGGAGGAGATCGTCCGTCGTTATGGCACAGACTCTCCTCAGTTCGCCGACGCTACCAGGATCCTGACGTCTGCTCTGCAGAAG TTCGCAGACGATGTGGCCAACGTCTATGCAAACAACGCGGTTGTAGAAGTGGTGACGGTGAAGACATTTGAAGCCCCTCTGACCCGGAAGTCACGCTCCATCCTTCAGACC ACTAACGAAGGCAGCCTCTACAACCTGGCCTACAAGTATGACTATGATTACGCCGTGGTCTTTAACATTGTCCTGTGGCTGATGATCGTGTTAGCTTTAGCCGTCATCGTGATCTCGTACAACCTCTGGAACATGGATCCTGGATATGACAGCATCATCTACAGGATGACCAATCAGAAGATCCGCCTGGACTGA